A genomic window from Sparus aurata chromosome 4, fSpaAur1.1, whole genome shotgun sequence includes:
- the tcf12 gene encoding transcription factor 12 isoform X10, with protein MYCAYPVPGMGSNSLMYYYNGKSVYAPSPNSEDFNRDSPSYSSPKPSSSMFASTFFDGTHSSSDPWNSSNGISQPGYGGMLGGSSSHMPQSGNYSNLHSHDRLNYPAHSVSPDINASLPPMSSFHRSNTSTSPFVTGAHTPSASAADGVMAAANRGNATGSSQTGDALGKALASIYSPDHTSSSFPSNPSTPVGSPSPLTATAGAASAGTVVTTAGTPSGRPGTNQWPRAGGQTPSSPNYENSLHSLKNRVHQQLHEHLQDAMSFLKDVCESRMEDRLDRLDDAILVLRNHAVGSTASLPSDIHSLLGQAQNGPIAAIGANFPASALVPSRTAAMGGAHADDSASLNNSHGGLPSAGSTSSTELNHQVEAFRAGLSSVLAGQLPATLELKVEKQEKDEMQDNVSNDERSDDEIDKNLRTPRGGTRTSITEDEDLNPEQKAERERERRMANNARERLRVRDINEAFKELGRMCQLHLKSEKPQTKLLILHQAVAVILNLEQQVRERNLNPKAACLKRREEEKVSGGSGDGQQAHTGVHPGLTDTSNPMGHL; from the exons GTGTATGCGCCATCTCCCAACTCAGAAGACTTCAACAGAGATTCACCGTCTTACTCTTCTCCTAAACCCTCCAGCAGTATGTTTGCAAGCACTTTCTTTG acGGTACCCACAGTTCTTCTGACCCTTGGAACTCGTCCAATGGGATCAGTCAACCCGGCTATGGGGGGATGCTCGGAGGATCTTCATCTCACATGCCACAGTCAGGAAACTACAGCAACCTGCACTCACACGACCGTTTG AATTACCCTGCACACTCAGTCTCTCCAGACATCAACGCCAGTCTTCCTCCCATGTCCAGCTTCCACCGAAGCAACACCAGCACTTCACCATTTGTCACCGGAGCGCACACCCCATCCGCCAGCGCAGCTGACGGGGTCATGG CTGCTGCAAATCGGGGGAACGCCACTGGAAGCTCACAGACTGGGGATGCACTGGGCAAGGCTTTAGCATCG ATTTACTCACCGGACCACACTAGCAGTAGTTTTCCATCCAACCCGTCGACACCTGTGGGTTCCCCTTCACCTCTGACAGCCACAGCAGGCGCTGCCTCAGCAGGTACCGTGGTGACTACTGCCGGCACCCCGTCTGGAAGACCAG GTACCAACCAGTGGCCCCGTGCCGGTGGacagactccctcctctccaaaTTATGAGAACTCCCTTCACTCACTG AAAAACAGAGTTCATCAGCAGTTACATGAGCATCTCCAGGATGCCATGTCTTTCTTAAAGGATGTCTGCGAG TCTCGAATGGAGGATCGTCTGGACAGACTGGATGATGCAATCCTTGTTCTGAGGAACCATGCAGTGGGCTCCACCGCCAGTCTGCCCAGCGACATACACAGTCTGCTGGGACAGGCACAAAATGGGCCAATAGCAGCCATTGGAGCAAACTTCCCTGCTTCTGCATTGGTTCCAAGTCGGACAGCAGCGATG GGTGGTGCCCACGCTGACGATTCTGCCAGCCTGAACAACAGCCACGGAGGCCTGCCCAGCGCCGGCTCCACTTCCAGCACAGAACTCAACCACCAAGTGGAAGCATTCAGAG CTGGTCTTAGTTCAGTCCTGGCAGGCCAATTGCCTGCCACCCTGGAGCTGAAGGTGGAGAAACAGGAGAAGGACGAGATGCAAGACAACGTCTCCAACGATGAAAGGTCAGATGATGAGATCGACAAAAATCTGAGGACCCCTAGAGGCGGCACACGCACTAG TATCACTGAAGACGAGGACCTGAATCCGGAGCAGAAGGCAGAGCGTGAGCGCGAGAGGAGGATGGCTAACAACGCCCGTGAGCGCCTAAGAGTGCGAGACATCAATGAGGCCTTCAAGGAGCTGGGTCGCATGTGCCAGCTGCACCTGAAGAGCGAGAAGCCCCAAACTAAACTGCTTATCCTCCATCAGGCTGTGGCCGTCATACTTAACCTGGAGCAACAAGTCAGAG AGCGGAATCTGAACCCCAAAGCAGCCTGCCTtaagagaagggaggaggaaaaggtGTCTGGCGGCTCCGGTGACGGCCAGCAGGCCCACACAGGGGTCCATCCAGGCCTAACTGACACATCCAACCCCATGGGCCACCTCTGA
- the tcf12 gene encoding transcription factor 12 isoform X11 yields MYCAYPVPGMGSNSLMYYYNGKSVYAPSPNSEDFNRDSPSYSSPKPSSSMFASTFFDGTHSSSDPWNSSNGISQPGYGGMLGGSSSHMPQSGNYSNLHSHDRLNYPAHSVSPDINASLPPMSSFHRSNTSTSPFVTGAHTPSASAADGVMAAANRGNATGSSQTGDALGKALASIYSPDHTSSSFPSNPSTPVGSPSPLTATAGAASAGTVVTTAGTPSGRPGTNQWPRAGGQTPSSPNYENSLHSLSRMEDRLDRLDDAILVLRNHAVGSTASLPSDIHSLLGQAQNGPIAAIGANFPASALVPSRTAAMGGAHADDSASLNNSHGGLPSAGSTSSTELNHQVEAFRAGLSSVLAGQLPATLELKVEKQEKDEMQDNVSNDERSDDEIDKNLRTPRGGTRTSITEDEDLNPEQKAERERERRMANNARERLRVRDINEAFKELGRMCQLHLKSEKPQTKLLILHQAVAVILNLEQQVRERNLNPKAACLKRREEEKVSGGSGDGQQAHTGVHPGLTDTSNPMGHL; encoded by the exons GTGTATGCGCCATCTCCCAACTCAGAAGACTTCAACAGAGATTCACCGTCTTACTCTTCTCCTAAACCCTCCAGCAGTATGTTTGCAAGCACTTTCTTTG acGGTACCCACAGTTCTTCTGACCCTTGGAACTCGTCCAATGGGATCAGTCAACCCGGCTATGGGGGGATGCTCGGAGGATCTTCATCTCACATGCCACAGTCAGGAAACTACAGCAACCTGCACTCACACGACCGTTTG AATTACCCTGCACACTCAGTCTCTCCAGACATCAACGCCAGTCTTCCTCCCATGTCCAGCTTCCACCGAAGCAACACCAGCACTTCACCATTTGTCACCGGAGCGCACACCCCATCCGCCAGCGCAGCTGACGGGGTCATGG CTGCTGCAAATCGGGGGAACGCCACTGGAAGCTCACAGACTGGGGATGCACTGGGCAAGGCTTTAGCATCG ATTTACTCACCGGACCACACTAGCAGTAGTTTTCCATCCAACCCGTCGACACCTGTGGGTTCCCCTTCACCTCTGACAGCCACAGCAGGCGCTGCCTCAGCAGGTACCGTGGTGACTACTGCCGGCACCCCGTCTGGAAGACCAG GTACCAACCAGTGGCCCCGTGCCGGTGGacagactccctcctctccaaaTTATGAGAACTCCCTTCACTCACTG TCTCGAATGGAGGATCGTCTGGACAGACTGGATGATGCAATCCTTGTTCTGAGGAACCATGCAGTGGGCTCCACCGCCAGTCTGCCCAGCGACATACACAGTCTGCTGGGACAGGCACAAAATGGGCCAATAGCAGCCATTGGAGCAAACTTCCCTGCTTCTGCATTGGTTCCAAGTCGGACAGCAGCGATG GGTGGTGCCCACGCTGACGATTCTGCCAGCCTGAACAACAGCCACGGAGGCCTGCCCAGCGCCGGCTCCACTTCCAGCACAGAACTCAACCACCAAGTGGAAGCATTCAGAG CTGGTCTTAGTTCAGTCCTGGCAGGCCAATTGCCTGCCACCCTGGAGCTGAAGGTGGAGAAACAGGAGAAGGACGAGATGCAAGACAACGTCTCCAACGATGAAAGGTCAGATGATGAGATCGACAAAAATCTGAGGACCCCTAGAGGCGGCACACGCACTAG TATCACTGAAGACGAGGACCTGAATCCGGAGCAGAAGGCAGAGCGTGAGCGCGAGAGGAGGATGGCTAACAACGCCCGTGAGCGCCTAAGAGTGCGAGACATCAATGAGGCCTTCAAGGAGCTGGGTCGCATGTGCCAGCTGCACCTGAAGAGCGAGAAGCCCCAAACTAAACTGCTTATCCTCCATCAGGCTGTGGCCGTCATACTTAACCTGGAGCAACAAGTCAGAG AGCGGAATCTGAACCCCAAAGCAGCCTGCCTtaagagaagggaggaggaaaaggtGTCTGGCGGCTCCGGTGACGGCCAGCAGGCCCACACAGGGGTCCATCCAGGCCTAACTGACACATCCAACCCCATGGGCCACCTCTGA